In Vibrio bathopelagicus, the following are encoded in one genomic region:
- a CDS encoding TetR/AcrR family transcriptional regulator, with protein sequence MAPRSTTKDKILDVAEGLFAEHGFNDTSLRTITSKANVNLASVNYHFGDKKTLVRAVLNRYLEAFMPALQDALVNLNLNETYSMSDVFESLRQPLRALNDVRPNGTSRFMLLIGRGYTDVQGHLRWFITTRYSEVLTLFTSSVMKANPNLTQEQLFWRLHFTLGTCVFTMASSQALIEIAENDYDRKIDAKAVVDILIPYLAAGMSAKE encoded by the coding sequence ATGGCACCAAGAAGTACAACCAAAGACAAAATCTTAGATGTGGCTGAAGGCTTATTTGCTGAGCACGGTTTTAATGACACCTCTTTACGCACGATTACGAGTAAAGCGAATGTCAACTTAGCTTCAGTGAACTACCACTTTGGCGATAAGAAGACTCTGGTTCGTGCGGTACTCAATCGATACTTAGAAGCATTTATGCCTGCACTGCAAGACGCTTTAGTGAACTTAAACTTGAACGAAACGTATTCTATGAGTGATGTGTTTGAGTCTTTAAGACAGCCGCTAAGAGCACTGAATGATGTAAGGCCAAATGGTACGAGTCGATTTATGTTACTCATCGGTCGAGGTTATACGGATGTGCAAGGTCACTTGCGTTGGTTCATTACAACTCGCTACAGCGAAGTACTGACTCTATTTACCAGCTCAGTGATGAAAGCCAACCCGAACCTCACTCAAGAACAGTTATTTTGGCGATTGCACTTCACCCTAGGGACTTGTGTCTTCACCATGGCATCTAGCCAGGCTCTGATAGAAATTGCAGAGAATGACTATGACAGAAAGATAGATGCAAAGGCAGTGGTCGATATTCTCATTCCATATTTGGCCGCTGGCATGTCAGCAAAAGAATAA
- a CDS encoding acyl-CoA dehydrogenase, with amino-acid sequence MSSLRQKWVSDPAFKLFKKVLPPLSSTEKEAMEAGSVWWDGELFSGKPDFTKLHQYPKPQLTAEEQSFMDNELETLLAMLDDHKIVKEDRDLPEEVWNFLRKERFFSLIIAKGYGGREFSAHANSTIVTKIATRSISTAVSVMVPNSLGPGELLSHYGTQDQKDYWLPRLADGTDIPCFALTGPEAGSDAGGIPDVGTVCMGMHEGKETLGIKLNWNKRYITLAPVATVLGLAFKLHDPEKLLGDKEDIGITCALIPADHEGVVIGERHDPLGLAFMNGPTRGHDVFIPMEWLIGGADYAGKGWRMLVECLSAGRGISLPALGTAMGHLTAKTTGAYAYVRKQFGMSIGKFEGVAESLGRIGGLTYLLEATRTLTTTSLDMKEKPGIVTAIAKYHMTEMARTILNDSMDIHSGRAIQDGPMNYLAAPYLGIPVAITVEGANILTRNLMIFGQGATRCHPYVLSEMEAAANPDEKQGAKDFDSLLFKHISHATKNTFGAFGAALTGSKFIKADMSGPTKPYYQDLTRLSRALAVSADFAMLTLGGELKRKELISARLGDGLSYLYMASAALKKYEDEGRQQADLDYVHYAVQHCFHNAAKSLQEAYRNFPNKMVGKVLKGLVFPVGNHFEKPSDNLTVQLAESLMTPGAHRERLTHLCYIGKEEDDSVGLMENAFNAMYSIKPLERKIFKAVKEGKVARKGLLADKLAQALAADVLTQEEVDQIVAADKLRYTAIQVDHFSHDFSETLTRKELKPKLNSVA; translated from the coding sequence ATGAGCTCTCTAAGACAAAAATGGGTAAGTGACCCAGCTTTTAAACTCTTTAAAAAAGTACTACCACCACTATCTAGCACCGAGAAAGAAGCGATGGAAGCGGGTAGCGTGTGGTGGGACGGAGAGCTGTTTTCTGGTAAACCAGATTTCACTAAGCTTCACCAGTACCCAAAACCTCAGCTGACAGCAGAAGAGCAATCGTTCATGGATAATGAACTTGAAACTTTGCTCGCTATGCTTGATGACCATAAAATTGTGAAAGAAGACCGAGACCTTCCTGAAGAAGTATGGAACTTCTTACGCAAAGAGCGTTTCTTTTCGCTAATTATTGCGAAAGGGTACGGTGGTCGTGAATTTTCAGCACACGCCAACTCTACCATCGTAACTAAGATTGCAACTCGTAGTATCAGTACTGCGGTTTCGGTAATGGTTCCAAACTCTCTTGGTCCAGGTGAGCTGTTGTCTCACTACGGTACTCAAGATCAAAAAGACTACTGGCTACCACGTCTTGCTGACGGTACCGATATCCCATGTTTCGCATTAACAGGCCCTGAAGCCGGCTCTGATGCGGGTGGTATCCCTGATGTCGGTACAGTGTGTATGGGCATGCACGAAGGTAAAGAGACACTAGGCATCAAGCTTAACTGGAACAAGCGCTACATTACGCTAGCACCAGTGGCGACTGTACTTGGTCTGGCTTTCAAACTTCACGATCCAGAAAAGTTACTTGGTGACAAAGAAGACATTGGTATCACGTGTGCACTAATCCCAGCTGACCACGAAGGTGTTGTAATTGGTGAGCGTCATGATCCACTTGGTCTTGCGTTTATGAATGGTCCAACACGCGGTCATGATGTATTTATCCCAATGGAATGGCTAATCGGTGGTGCAGATTACGCAGGTAAAGGCTGGCGTATGCTGGTGGAATGTCTGTCTGCAGGTCGTGGTATCTCATTACCAGCACTTGGCACTGCGATGGGCCACCTAACTGCAAAAACGACTGGCGCATACGCTTATGTTCGTAAGCAGTTCGGTATGTCGATTGGTAAATTTGAAGGTGTTGCCGAGAGCTTAGGCCGTATTGGTGGCTTAACGTATCTATTAGAAGCAACTCGTACACTGACAACCACTTCACTCGATATGAAAGAGAAGCCGGGTATCGTAACGGCTATCGCGAAGTATCACATGACAGAGATGGCACGTACCATTCTGAATGATTCAATGGACATCCATTCAGGTCGTGCAATTCAAGATGGCCCAATGAACTACTTGGCTGCGCCTTACCTAGGTATTCCAGTTGCTATTACAGTAGAAGGTGCGAACATCCTAACTCGTAACCTGATGATCTTCGGTCAAGGTGCGACACGTTGTCACCCATACGTATTGAGCGAAATGGAAGCGGCAGCGAACCCAGATGAGAAGCAAGGTGCAAAAGACTTTGATAGCTTGTTGTTCAAGCACATCTCACACGCGACTAAAAACACGTTCGGTGCTTTTGGTGCGGCACTAACTGGCTCTAAGTTCATTAAAGCCGACATGAGTGGCCCAACTAAGCCGTACTACCAAGATCTGACTCGTTTGAGCCGTGCACTTGCAGTCAGTGCGGATTTCGCAATGCTGACGCTAGGTGGCGAACTGAAACGTAAAGAGCTTATCTCTGCACGTTTGGGTGATGGTCTAAGTTACCTATACATGGCTTCTGCTGCACTTAAAAAGTATGAAGATGAAGGTCGTCAACAAGCTGACCTAGACTATGTACACTACGCGGTTCAACACTGTTTCCACAATGCAGCTAAGTCGCTACAAGAAGCGTACAGAAACTTCCCGAACAAGATGGTTGGGAAAGTGCTTAAAGGGTTAGTCTTCCCTGTTGGTAACCACTTCGAAAAACCAAGTGATAACCTAACAGTTCAACTAGCAGAAAGCTTGATGACTCCGGGGGCACATCGTGAACGTCTGACTCACCTTTGTTACATCGGTAAAGAGGAAGATGATAGTGTCGGCCTTATGGAGAACGCTTTCAATGCGATGTACAGCATCAAGCCACTAGAGCGTAAGATCTTCAAAGCAGTGAAAGAAGGTAAAGTGGCTCGTAAAGGCTTGCTGGCAGATAAACTGGCTCAAGCACTTGCTGCAGATGTTCTGACGCAAGAAGAAGTCGACCAAATTGTTGCTGCTGATAAACTTCGTTACACAGCGATTCAAGTTGACCACTTCAGTCATGACTTTAGTGAAACTTTGACGCGAAAAGAGTTAAAACCTAAGCTAAATAGCGTTGCTTAG